The stretch of DNA GTTGGGGAGATCTGGGGGCAATCGCAGAGCCGCTAGCACTTGAATATCTTGCCGCTGGGGCCAAGCAAGACGGGCATAGCGTGCAAGTCCTTGATCTTCGGCTCCACCCTGACGAACTTGATAGTACTCTCCAAGACTTTGTCCCTGATATCGTTGGGGTTACTGGCTACTCAATGCACGTTCGGAGAAACCTCGCTCTTTGTGAGCATATAAAAGAACGCCTGCCGCACTGTTGGACTGTGGTTGGTGGGCATCATGCGACGTTACTTCCGGAAGATTTCTTTGTTCCGTCCATTGATTTTGTAGTGAGCGGAGAAGGCGTACGTCCTTTTCGGACATTGTTACAAATATTGAGTGGTGCTGAATCGCAAAAGAGTATTCCCGGGGTTTGGGCTCGTCGCGATGGAAATTTCCTTTTCGGTGGAGACCCGCCGTCGTTCGACATTGATGAGATTGTCCCGCCAGACCGTTTGGTCACCGAGCGTGACCGAAACGCGTATTTTATCGATTGGATGCAACCGATTGCCCTCATGCGCACCACAGTTGGCTGTCCCTATCGCTGTTCATTCTGTTCGTTGTGGAAAATTATGGATGGCGTCTATCACATGCGTGACATTCATCAAGTCGTTGATGAACTCTCGACTATTCGAGAGGAGTTCGTATTTATGGTGGACGATGAGCCGTTCATCAATGGTCGCCGTATGATGGAACTTGCCAAGGCGATTCGCGCTGCGCATATCCAGAAACGGTACTTTTCCTATTGCCGCATTGATACACTCTTGCGCCAACCAGAATTGATACAGACGTGGCGTGAGATAGGGCTAGAGCGGTTATTTTTGGGGATTGAAGGTATCTCCACTAAAGAACTCGGAGATTATAATAAACGCCTACAGATCGCACAGGTCGAGGCTGGGCTTGATGTTGCACGACAGCTTGGGGTTGCTGTCTTTGCCCAGTTCATCGTCAGTCCCGACTACGATCGTCGTGATTTTCAACGCTTGATCCGTTTTGTTGAGCATCACAAAATTAACTATCCGTCCTTCACGATCCTGACGCCGCTACCTGGCACTAAGGGGCTCACCACCTTCGACCACATCACCGAGCGACAACCGAACGGGCGACCGAACTGGGATCTCTATGATTTGCAGTCGCCAGTGACCAAAACGAAATTGCCACGAACGGAATTCGTGAAAGAATATCAAAACCTACGACAGGTTTTTGCTGGTAGTTATACGGTGCATCGTGAACGTCTGCGCCCAACACCTGCCCTACAAGCGTAGCGTGGTCTTTTCTGCGTCCTTACTAAACTAAGGGGCCGTACGAATTTCCCACGGGCCAGTCTCCTGATGCACCGGATTAGAATTTTTGTGAAAGGTAATAAGGATCGCAGTCATGGCAAATGACCCAACCCTCGTTCCTCTCAAAGCGCTCCCGGCGCAGTTCGTCCAAACCGCTGACGGGGCAGTCCTGTCCCGGGGCTGCGTCCAGGTGAAAATTAGTGGAGAACGAGCCGCAGATACTGTCAAAGCTGTCTTGACTCTCGCGACAGAAGAGGGAGCGAGTAAAGAGCAAATTTGTGAGTTCTTTGCGGCTCCCGATCGTCCTGCTGTTGCCGCTCTTGTAGATCAGCTCCTCACGCGCCGGATACTGGTCCCAGCAGATACGGTTGAGACATCTGGCGAAAGAGTCGAAGGCACCCTAGATATTTTTTATTGGCACTTTGGAGAAAAAACGTCGACGGTGACCGAACGTCTCAACGAGAAACAGATTGTTGTTCTTGGTGTCAATGCGGTTGCTCGACAGATAGTCTCTGCTCTACGTGCAGTGCAGGCGGAGAACGTGACGGTTATTGATTATCCGTTGCTTCGTAACCTCCGCTTCTTTGATAACGGCGTCGTACATTCGAACGAGTGGTTGTCACCATTGCCACGTCCAGTGTCTTATCAAGAGTGGGCCCAGGATCTTGATCCCCAGTCTTTTGATTGTCTCGTCGCGACATCTGATTTCGGTGGTTTTCAAGTGATGCGTGAATGGAACGAATTCTGTGTCAGCCATCAACGACATTTTTTGCCCATCATGCTTGATAATCTCATCGGCTATGTTGGGCCTTTCGTTATCCCGGGTGAAACAGCTTGTTATGAATGTCTGTACGTGCGGGAGAATGCCAATGCTGACGAACCCCAACTGAAACGGAGCGTTGAGGCTGCGTCGATTCATCATCAGGCAGTGACTGGGTTTCATCCCTCGATGGCTTCTGTGCTCGGGGATATTGCGGCACTTGAATTGACTAAATTCTACGGTGGACTGGGGGGAGTTCCGTGGCGCGTTGGAGCGGTCATCGAAGTGAGTCTACTCGCTGCGGACATGAAAGCCCGCAAACTCTTGAAAGTCCCACGCTGTGCTGTCTGCAGCCCTGTCAGAACACGCTCCACAACGACACCAAACAAGAGTGCGTTCATGCCTGGCCATGACTGGAATGTAATTACGGGCGAGCAAAAATGAAGACATGCCTTCCTACCGGTCCTTCGTTTCGTCGGCTCATTGACATACTCGACTATCTTGTTGATGACCGTGTCGGTATCGTGCGCTATGTGCAGGATGCACGCCGTGAAGCTGGTGTGCCGGATTTCTTTCACTATTTCGCACGTGCGTGCAGCACCCAGGCGTTGAGCCTGCAAACGAACTTTAGTGCTGCTGGTGGTGCGGCTGCCACCCGGGAACGTGCGATCGCTAAAGCTGTAGGGGAAGCGGTTGAACGTTATTGCGGGGCTTTATTCTCTGTCGAGGATCTCCCTCTAGAGTCTGTTGAGTCGGCACCTTTCCCTTGCGTTTCTCCGGACGCCTTTGCCTTGTACAGCGTAGAACAATATGAAAGCCCCGGCTTTCCCTGGGTACCATTTGACGAGCAGACGCCAGTACGCTGGGCGCCAGCTGTGAACCCGCTCACCGGAAAGACACTCTACGTTCCTGCCGCAATGGTGTTTATTCCCTACTATTATTACCAGGGCACTGGCGATGCTCCCATTGTTCAACCCATTTCTACAGGCCTCGCCTGCCATTGCAGCCCTGCCGAAGCGGCGATTTCTGCCGCATGCGAGACGATTGAGCGTGACGCCTTTACGATTACATGGCAAGGTTGCGTGAGTGCTCCTCACGTCCTTGTCGAAACGCTCAGTGATGCGAACTACGATTTGGTGCGGCGCTTTGAACAGACCGGGAGCGAAGTCACCATTCTTAATATCACTACTGATGCAGGGATTCCTTCTATTCTGTCGGTGTTGCGCCACCCTGCCCCGCAGGCCCCAGCGCTGACGTTTGCTGCCTCAACCGCGTTAGACCCAGAAGAAGCTATACGTAAAAGTTTGGAAGAACTGGCGCATACGCGGCGGTACATGCAACAAATAAAGAATCGGATGCCTCCGTTGGTACCAGACCTCTACCATGCGAATGTAGTTGATCAGATCACGCATCTGCATTTTTGGAATGATCACGCGCAGGCCTCACTCGCAGATTTTGTTTTTGCGTCTCCGCGACGTGTCGAGTTTGATGAGATTGAGAACCTGGCGACTGGTAACCCAGCCGAAGAATTGGCCATACTCTGTGAACGTATTGAGGCTGTTGGACATCGGGTGCTCATCACTGATGTGACAACTCCTGATGTCGG from Deltaproteobacteria bacterium encodes:
- a CDS encoding radical SAM protein, producing the protein MKVLLIYPKSRVELIGWGDLGAIAEPLALEYLAAGAKQDGHSVQVLDLRLHPDELDSTLQDFVPDIVGVTGYSMHVRRNLALCEHIKERLPHCWTVVGGHHATLLPEDFFVPSIDFVVSGEGVRPFRTLLQILSGAESQKSIPGVWARRDGNFLFGGDPPSFDIDEIVPPDRLVTERDRNAYFIDWMQPIALMRTTVGCPYRCSFCSLWKIMDGVYHMRDIHQVVDELSTIREEFVFMVDDEPFINGRRMMELAKAIRAAHIQKRYFSYCRIDTLLRQPELIQTWREIGLERLFLGIEGISTKELGDYNKRLQIAQVEAGLDVARQLGVAVFAQFIVSPDYDRRDFQRLIRFVEHHKINYPSFTILTPLPGTKGLTTFDHITERQPNGRPNWDLYDLQSPVTKTKLPRTEFVKEYQNLRQVFAGSYTVHRERLRPTPALQA
- a CDS encoding TOMM precursor leader peptide-binding protein — translated: MANDPTLVPLKALPAQFVQTADGAVLSRGCVQVKISGERAADTVKAVLTLATEEGASKEQICEFFAAPDRPAVAALVDQLLTRRILVPADTVETSGERVEGTLDIFYWHFGEKTSTVTERLNEKQIVVLGVNAVARQIVSALRAVQAENVTVIDYPLLRNLRFFDNGVVHSNEWLSPLPRPVSYQEWAQDLDPQSFDCLVATSDFGGFQVMREWNEFCVSHQRHFLPIMLDNLIGYVGPFVIPGETACYECLYVRENANADEPQLKRSVEAASIHHQAVTGFHPSMASVLGDIAALELTKFYGGLGGVPWRVGAVIEVSLLAADMKARKLLKVPRCAVCSPVRTRSTTTPNKSAFMPGHDWNVITGEQK